The proteins below come from a single Candidatus Methylomirabilota bacterium genomic window:
- a CDS encoding methyltransferase domain-containing protein, with translation MSADLSSYLGMSYRRKRIDADLARVAGHFAGRVLDVGGLRRRGDFRPPAAARWVVADVDLRPLPGAGPRVGADIQALPFRAGSFDAVKATEVLEHVPDVARALAECRRVLRPGGTLVITAPFLERLHGDPDDYARYTRSMWERLLAEAGLRPTTIAAQGGFFTHLAGLLRFLVLRAPRPLRWAGYATFPLLDGMAGLDRLARVRESELAAFVGGYLIVATHP, from the coding sequence GTGAGCGCCGATCTCTCCTCCTATCTCGGCATGTCGTACCGTCGGAAGCGCATCGATGCCGATCTCGCGCGCGTGGCCGGCCACTTCGCCGGCCGAGTGCTGGACGTGGGCGGGCTCCGGCGGCGCGGCGACTTCCGCCCGCCCGCGGCCGCGCGCTGGGTGGTGGCGGACGTGGACCTCCGCCCCCTCCCGGGCGCGGGTCCCCGGGTGGGGGCTGACATCCAGGCGCTGCCGTTCCGCGCCGGCTCGTTCGACGCGGTCAAGGCGACGGAGGTGCTCGAGCACGTGCCGGACGTGGCGCGCGCCCTGGCGGAGTGTCGCCGGGTGCTTCGGCCGGGCGGCACGCTCGTGATCACGGCGCCCTTCCTCGAGCGCCTGCATGGTGACCCCGACGACTACGCGCGCTACACGCGCAGCATGTGGGAGCGGCTGCTCGCCGAGGCGGGGCTGCGTCCCACGACCATCGCCGCGCAAGGCGGCTTCTTCACGCATCTGGCCGGCCTGCTTCGGTTCCTCGTGCTGCGCGCCCCCCGGCCGCTGCGCTGGGCAGGCTATGCGACGTTCCCGCTGCTGGACGGTATGGCGGGGCTCGACCGGCTCGCGCGCGTGCGAGAGTCCGAGCTGGCCGCCTTCGTGGGCGGCTACCTGATCGTGGCCACGCACCCATGA
- a CDS encoding LegC family aminotransferase, protein MSEGRRVIPNAVPHLAGNEWKYLKECLDTNWVSSAGPFIARFERAVADWVGVPHAAATVNGSAALHVALLVAGVKPGDEVLVPTFTFIATANAIAYCGAHPVFLDVEPVAWGLDPAKLADFLARECRQENGRTVNRRSGRTIRAVLPVDLYGHPCDLDPVLAVARKHGLAVVEDAAESLGAVYRGRPVGGDAPLACLSFNGNKVITSGAGGMVLTRDEGLAARVRGLTTQARGDALEFVHGEVGFNYRLSNLHAALGLAQIEQLPGFLEAKRETAAAYAAMLAGVDGVTMAGEAPWARSAWWMPSLLLDERRCPDVRALLRDLNAEGIQARPLWRPLHMQPAFAAAQCHAIEVAPRLYARGLSLPCSVGITPEERRAVVEALLRRLS, encoded by the coding sequence ATGAGCGAGGGGCGGCGGGTGATCCCGAACGCGGTGCCGCATCTCGCCGGCAACGAGTGGAAGTATCTCAAGGAATGCTTGGACACCAACTGGGTGTCCTCGGCCGGGCCCTTCATCGCGCGCTTCGAGCGCGCGGTGGCGGACTGGGTGGGCGTGCCCCACGCGGCGGCCACCGTGAACGGCAGCGCGGCGCTCCACGTCGCACTGCTTGTCGCGGGCGTGAAGCCAGGTGACGAGGTACTGGTCCCGACGTTCACGTTCATCGCCACCGCGAACGCGATCGCCTACTGCGGCGCGCATCCGGTGTTCCTCGACGTGGAGCCGGTGGCGTGGGGGCTGGACCCCGCCAAGCTCGCCGATTTCTTGGCGCGCGAATGCCGGCAGGAAAATGGGCGCACCGTCAACCGGCGCAGCGGCCGCACCATCCGCGCCGTGCTGCCCGTGGACCTCTACGGCCATCCGTGCGATCTCGACCCGGTGCTCGCGGTGGCGCGGAAGCACGGGCTCGCGGTGGTCGAGGACGCGGCGGAGTCTCTGGGGGCGGTGTACCGCGGGCGGCCGGTCGGCGGCGATGCGCCGCTCGCGTGCCTCTCGTTCAACGGCAACAAGGTGATCACGAGCGGCGCGGGCGGCATGGTGCTCACGCGGGACGAGGGTCTCGCGGCGCGGGTGCGCGGCCTCACCACGCAGGCGCGCGGCGACGCGCTCGAGTTCGTCCACGGTGAGGTGGGGTTCAACTACCGCCTGTCAAATCTCCACGCGGCGCTGGGACTCGCCCAGATCGAGCAGCTCCCCGGCTTTCTCGAGGCCAAGCGCGAGACCGCCGCCGCCTACGCCGCCATGCTCGCGGGGGTGGACGGCGTGACGATGGCGGGCGAGGCGCCGTGGGCCCGCTCCGCCTGGTGGATGCCCTCGCTGCTGCTCGACGAGCGGCGGTGCCCCGACGTGCGCGCGCTCCTGCGCGATCTCAACGCGGAGGGCATCCAGGCGCGGCCGCTCTGGCGCCCGCTCCATATGCAGCCGGCGTTCGCGGCGGCCCAGTGCCACGCGATCGAGGTGGCGCCGCGCCTCTACGCCAGGGGATTGTCCTTGCCGTGCTCGGTCGGCATCACCCCGGAGGAGCGGCGCGCGGTGGTGGAGGCCCTGCTGCGGCGTCTGTCGTGA
- a CDS encoding NAD-dependent epimerase/dehydratase family protein has protein sequence MARILVLGGAGFIGYHLASRLVVEGHTLTLVDDLSRGQADAALQALLDRPGVTFHRADLTRPGGLDALDRGSPGDWEQVYMLAAVVGVRNVERDPSRVIRVNTLALLNVLAWLPGRGETLFFSSTSEAYAGGVSSGALPVPTPEDVPLSVPDPGAPRWAYAASKILGEAAVLHEARARNLRVVVGRFHNVYGPRMGADHVIPELSLRAIRRENPFRLYGAEQRRAFCHVSDAVEAMVRLMAAEAAWGRVVNIGNDAEETRIGDLARLVLDTAGFAPAVEPMPAPPGSVDRRCPDLTRLRALTGFQPKVGLAAGVRDTFDWYRRAAAAEGRGR, from the coding sequence ATGGCTAGGATCCTGGTGCTGGGCGGCGCGGGCTTCATCGGCTATCACCTCGCGAGCCGGCTCGTGGTTGAGGGCCACACGCTCACCCTGGTGGACGACCTCTCCCGCGGGCAGGCGGACGCGGCCCTCCAGGCGCTTCTCGATCGGCCTGGCGTGACGTTCCACCGGGCGGATCTCACTCGCCCCGGGGGCCTCGATGCGCTCGACCGAGGCTCTCCGGGTGACTGGGAGCAGGTCTACATGCTGGCCGCCGTCGTCGGGGTCAGGAACGTCGAGCGAGACCCGTCGCGGGTGATCCGCGTGAACACGCTCGCGCTGCTGAACGTCCTCGCCTGGCTGCCGGGGCGCGGGGAGACCCTGTTCTTCTCGTCCACGAGCGAGGCCTATGCGGGTGGCGTGTCGAGCGGCGCCCTGCCGGTGCCGACGCCCGAGGACGTGCCGCTGTCGGTGCCCGATCCCGGCGCGCCGCGCTGGGCGTACGCGGCGAGCAAGATCCTGGGCGAGGCGGCGGTGCTCCACGAGGCGCGCGCGCGGAACCTTCGCGTGGTCGTGGGCCGCTTCCACAACGTGTACGGGCCCCGCATGGGGGCGGACCATGTGATTCCCGAGCTCTCGCTCCGCGCGATCCGCCGCGAGAACCCGTTCCGCCTCTACGGCGCCGAGCAGCGCCGGGCCTTCTGCCACGTGAGCGACGCGGTCGAGGCCATGGTGCGGCTGATGGCCGCCGAGGCCGCGTGGGGCCGCGTGGTCAACATCGGCAACGACGCGGAAGAAACCCGCATCGGCGACCTCGCGCGACTGGTCCTCGACACCGCCGGCTTCGCGCCCGCGGTCGAGCCCATGCCCGCACCGCCCGGGTCGGTGGACCGGCGCTGCCCCGATCTCACGCGCCTCCGCGCGCTCACCGGCTTTCAGCCCAAGGTGGGGCTCGCCGCGGGCGTGCGCGACACCTTCGACTGGTACCGGCGCGCGGCGGCCGCCGAGGGGCGAGGCCGATGA
- a CDS encoding glycosyltransferase family 4 protein, translating to MSAILFASEYYPPFAPGGAEWSTAAWAAALARRGQPVLVVTPNYGAAARESRDGVTVIRVPFPLRLRPGQGEVAWLVHRNALFYRYFGWWIRRIAAAKRARIIHAHGKAALVAGLRAGERASVPVVTTIRDAGLLCPLGFCTMFETTWKTFDCTTAQYETRCVPYFLEHYHAAAGPLRRARLQTSLRLGWRDQQARFQALARADAIVAVSRGVLDIYPERLVGGGRSAVVHTLPPAIDPPAPEAAAALRARLGIGPGPLVLYAGKLSPGKGTPVLAAALPEIRRAVPGVRFAFAGKGETTPPVAPDVHVLGSLPQRDLFALYTAADLVVVPSVWPEPLSRVLLEAMQLGRPVVATRVGGTPEAVDDGVTGLLVERGDAAGLARAIAELCLDGERRLKMGAAARERTREAFREDRIVDGLLEVYRAAAARHAAKLRSAP from the coding sequence GTGAGCGCGATCCTCTTCGCCAGCGAATACTATCCGCCGTTCGCGCCCGGCGGGGCCGAGTGGAGCACCGCCGCCTGGGCAGCCGCGCTCGCCCGGCGCGGCCAGCCGGTGTTGGTGGTGACGCCCAATTACGGCGCGGCTGCGCGCGAGTCGCGCGATGGCGTCACCGTGATCCGCGTGCCGTTCCCGCTCCGCCTGCGCCCGGGGCAGGGGGAAGTCGCCTGGCTCGTGCACCGCAACGCCCTTTTCTATCGCTACTTCGGCTGGTGGATCCGCCGGATCGCCGCGGCAAAGCGGGCCCGCATCATCCACGCGCACGGCAAGGCAGCGCTGGTGGCGGGCCTGCGGGCGGGCGAGCGCGCGAGCGTGCCCGTCGTCACCACCATCCGCGACGCCGGGCTTCTCTGTCCGCTGGGCTTCTGCACGATGTTCGAAACCACGTGGAAGACGTTCGACTGCACCACCGCGCAGTACGAGACCCGGTGCGTGCCCTATTTCCTCGAGCACTATCACGCCGCGGCGGGGCCTCTGCGCCGGGCCCGCCTGCAGACGTCGTTGCGCCTCGGCTGGCGCGATCAGCAGGCGCGCTTCCAGGCGCTCGCGCGGGCCGATGCCATCGTGGCGGTGAGCCGCGGCGTCCTCGACATCTACCCCGAGCGGCTGGTCGGCGGCGGCCGTAGCGCCGTGGTCCATACGCTGCCGCCGGCGATCGACCCGCCGGCGCCCGAGGCGGCGGCCGCCCTCCGGGCGCGTCTCGGCATCGGGCCCGGCCCGCTGGTGCTCTACGCCGGCAAGCTCTCGCCGGGGAAGGGCACTCCCGTCCTTGCCGCCGCGCTGCCCGAGATTCGCCGCGCCGTGCCCGGCGTGCGCTTCGCCTTCGCGGGCAAGGGCGAGACGACGCCGCCCGTCGCGCCGGACGTGCACGTGCTCGGCTCGCTGCCGCAGCGCGACCTCTTCGCCCTCTACACGGCGGCCGACCTCGTCGTGGTGCCCTCGGTGTGGCCCGAGCCCCTCTCCCGCGTGCTCCTGGAGGCGATGCAGCTCGGGCGGCCCGTGGTCGCGACGCGTGTGGGCGGGACCCCGGAGGCGGTGGACGACGGCGTCACCGGCCTGCTCGTCGAGCGCGGGGACGCCGCCGGCCTCGCCCGCGCCATCGCCGAGCTCTGCCTGGATGGGGAGCGCCGGCTCAAGATGGGCGCGGCGGCGCGCGAGCGCACCCGCGAGGCGTTCCGCGAGGACCGCATCGTCGACGGCCTGCTCGAGGTCTATCGCGCCGCGGCCGCGCGGCACGCCGCCAAGCTCCGGTCGGCACCGTGA
- a CDS encoding class I SAM-dependent methyltransferase, whose amino-acid sequence MSLDATLRARVRDYYTRYYRDTLGVRDWPGLVDLREDEEAQEHDQLEQLRGALAASTLPEPVLNVGCGTGGFNVVAARAGARMVGVDADAEAIAICALKRRKHGGGPFVRAAAEALPFRDGAFGLVYCFSSIEHVQSVEATVREMVRVTRPGGVIYVHTPNAWSWYEGHYKIHWIPFLPQAAGRAYLRFHRRPTAYLGTLRRLTPSQLAREFRRHGVRDLRFLDNEAPRESVGRFWPLLRHYYRLTGVAPFVELVARKP is encoded by the coding sequence GTGAGCCTGGACGCGACGCTGCGCGCGCGCGTTCGCGACTACTACACGCGGTACTACCGGGACACCCTCGGCGTCCGCGACTGGCCGGGACTCGTGGACCTGCGCGAGGACGAGGAGGCGCAGGAGCACGACCAGCTCGAGCAGCTCCGAGGCGCGCTCGCCGCGTCCACGCTGCCCGAGCCCGTGCTCAACGTGGGCTGCGGTACCGGGGGCTTCAACGTGGTCGCGGCGAGGGCGGGCGCCCGGATGGTGGGGGTGGACGCCGACGCCGAGGCCATCGCGATCTGCGCGCTCAAGCGCCGGAAGCACGGCGGCGGTCCGTTCGTGCGCGCGGCCGCGGAGGCGCTGCCGTTCCGCGACGGCGCGTTCGGACTGGTCTACTGCTTCTCGTCGATCGAGCATGTCCAGTCGGTCGAGGCCACGGTGCGCGAGATGGTGCGGGTCACGCGGCCGGGCGGCGTCATCTACGTGCACACGCCGAATGCGTGGTCCTGGTACGAGGGGCACTACAAGATCCACTGGATCCCGTTCCTGCCGCAGGCGGCGGGCCGCGCGTACCTGCGCTTCCACCGGCGGCCCACCGCCTATCTGGGAACGCTCCGCCGCCTGACTCCGAGCCAGCTCGCGCGCGAGTTCCGGCGCCACGGTGTGAGGGACCTGCGCTTCCTCGATAACGAGGCGCCGCGGGAGTCGGTGGGGCGCTTCTGGCCCCTGCTCCGGCACTACTATCGCCTGACCGGGGTCGCGCCCTTCGTGGAGCTGGTGGCCCGGAAGCCGTGA